One stretch of Bombina bombina isolate aBomBom1 chromosome 7, aBomBom1.pri, whole genome shotgun sequence DNA includes these proteins:
- the LOC128636628 gene encoding olfactory receptor 5G3-like codes for MIGNNQTTVTEFLLLGFTKYHPYKFWIFFLTLSVYIATVVGNLLIITLVLLSPYLKSPMYFFLSNLYVSDTIVTTNIIPNMLCVTWQDGGTISYVPCLFQFYIHGSSSCAGCFLLTAMSYDRYLAICNPLRYTAIMEFKLCLQLGLFSWFFGFLVPVMSTTMISCMEFCDTNTINHFFCDLVPLLEISCSDISFVKLEMFLVSVFVLILPSTLIILSYVYILITVLKIPSTSGRQKVFSTCSSHLTVVCVYYGTVLAIYTIPSSKNSIDTDKFLSLLYTVVTPLLNPIIYGLRSQEIRNALSKLIG; via the coding sequence ATGATTGGGAACAACCAAACAACTGTTACAGAATTCCTGCTTTTGGGATTTACCAAATATCACCCCTACAAGTTTTGGATTTTCTTCTTAACCCTTTCTGTTTACATTGCAACAGTGGTGGGTAATCTTCTGATCATTACATTAGTTTTACTAAGTCCTTATCTCAAATCTCCCATGTACTTCTTCCTAAGCAACCTCTACGTATCTGACACTATAGTGACAACCAACATCATACCCAACATGCTCTGTGTTACATGGCAAGATGGTGGGACAATATCTTATGTTCCTTGCCTTTTTCAGTTTTATATTCATGGTTCCTCGAGTTGTGCTGGGTGTTTTCTTCTCACGGCTATGTCTTATGACCGTTATCTCGCTATTTGTAACCCGTTACGTTATACCGCAATAATGGAATTTAAACTATGTCTACAACTTGGATTATTTTCTTGGTTCTTTGGTTTTCTGGTACCAGTCATGTCAACTACAATGATAAGTTGCATGGAGTTCTGTGATACTAATACCATTAATCATTTCTTCTGTGATTTGGTACCTCTGTTAGAGATTTCTTGTTCAGATATATCATTTGTGAAACTGGAAATGTTCCTGGTCAGTGTCTTTGTGTTAATTCTTCCTTCAACCCTCATCATTCTGTCTTACGTTTACATTCTCATCACTGTCCTTAAAATTCCTTCCACCAGTGGCAGACAAAAAGTTTTTTCCACCTGTAGTTCCCACTTGACAGTTGTATGTGTATACTATGGGACAGTATTAGCCATATACACAATACCATCCAGTAAAAACTCTATAGATACCGATAAGttcctctcccttctctatactgTGGTAACGCCTCTGTTAAACCCTATAATATATGGCTTGAGGAGTCAAGAGATTAGAAATGCACTGAGTAAACTTATTGGATAA